The Euzebyales bacterium genome includes a region encoding these proteins:
- a CDS encoding ATP-binding cassette domain-containing protein — protein sequence MSDNGPAAVKPGEHTRLVEMHDVGKHYGHIYALEGVSLGVDSSEVTCVLGDNGAGKSTLIKIVAGLHQHDEGTLIVDGEETRFNSPRDALDHGIATVYQNLAVVELMPVWRNFFLGSEKVKHRWPVKSLDVDFMKTTARDELLKMGIDLPDMEQPLGTLSGGQRQSVAIARAVYFGARVLILDEPTAALGVKQSGVVLKYTARARDAGLGVIFITHNPHHAYMVGDHFVILKLGRMVLDKTRAETSLDELTRQMAGGDELEELSHELER from the coding sequence ATGAGTGACAACGGACCAGCCGCGGTCAAGCCAGGCGAGCACACACGCCTCGTTGAGATGCATGACGTCGGCAAGCACTACGGCCACATCTACGCCCTGGAGGGAGTGTCCCTGGGTGTCGACTCGAGCGAGGTCACGTGCGTGCTTGGCGACAACGGCGCCGGCAAGTCCACGTTGATCAAGATCGTCGCCGGGCTGCATCAGCACGACGAAGGCACGCTGATCGTCGACGGCGAGGAGACCCGGTTCAACTCGCCGCGGGATGCCCTGGACCACGGCATCGCCACGGTGTACCAGAACCTCGCGGTCGTGGAGCTGATGCCCGTGTGGCGCAACTTCTTCCTGGGCTCCGAGAAGGTCAAGCACCGGTGGCCGGTCAAGTCACTTGACGTGGACTTCATGAAAACCACGGCGCGCGACGAGCTGCTCAAGATGGGGATCGACCTCCCCGACATGGAACAGCCGCTCGGCACGCTGTCCGGAGGTCAGCGTCAGAGTGTGGCGATCGCCCGCGCCGTCTACTTCGGCGCCCGGGTCCTGATCCTCGACGAGCCGACCGCCGCGCTCGGGGTCAAGCAGTCGGGAGTGGTCCTCAAGTACACCGCCCGCGCCCGCGACGCGGGGCTGGGCGTGATCTTCATCACGCACAACCCGCACCACGCGTACATGGTCGGCGACCACTTCGTGATCCTCAAGCTGGGCCGGATGGTCCTCGACAAGACACGTGCGGAGACCAGCCTCGACGAGTTGACCCGCCAGATGGCGGGCGGCGACGAGCTCGAGGAGCTCTCGCACGAGCTCGAGCGCTGA
- a CDS encoding sugar phosphate isomerase/epimerase: protein MKIALDPYMLRSTPLLELPGVVADLGYEHIELSPREDFLPFFTHPRVDDATVAAFRSTLDTADVDVACVLPLYRWSGPDEDARQAAVRYWKRAIQITVDLGCEVMLSEFNGRPEASDVSEAQFWRSMEELLPIFEREGIHLRLEPHPDDFIEDGFAAIDMIRGINSPNVTFEYCAPHSFHQGGDIEGIMTYAGDLLTHVHVADSFDHRLSSGLRYIVNPPGSPARVHQHLDIGQGEVDWDVFFGTLGRLGFDGIMTACVFAWEERAHESCVFMREQITQYVEKW from the coding sequence ATGAAGATCGCGCTGGACCCGTACATGCTCCGCTCCACGCCGCTGCTCGAGTTGCCCGGCGTCGTCGCCGACCTCGGCTATGAGCACATCGAGTTGTCGCCGCGGGAGGACTTCCTGCCCTTCTTCACGCACCCGCGCGTCGACGACGCCACCGTGGCCGCGTTCCGCTCGACACTCGACACCGCAGACGTCGACGTGGCCTGTGTGCTGCCGCTGTACCGCTGGTCGGGACCCGACGAGGACGCACGCCAGGCCGCGGTCCGCTACTGGAAGCGGGCGATCCAGATCACGGTCGACCTGGGGTGCGAGGTCATGCTCTCGGAGTTCAACGGCCGCCCCGAAGCCTCGGACGTCAGTGAGGCGCAGTTCTGGCGGTCGATGGAGGAGCTGCTGCCGATCTTCGAGCGCGAGGGGATCCACCTGCGCCTCGAGCCTCACCCAGACGACTTCATCGAGGACGGCTTCGCGGCGATCGACATGATCCGTGGGATCAACTCGCCGAATGTCACCTTCGAGTACTGCGCACCGCACTCGTTCCATCAGGGTGGCGACATCGAAGGGATCATGACCTACGCCGGCGACCTGCTGACCCATGTGCACGTCGCCGACAGCTTCGACCACCGCCTATCGTCCGGGTTGCGTTACATCGTCAACCCGCCGGGCTCGCCGGCGCGGGTGCACCAACACCTGGACATCGGGCAGGGCGAAGTCGACTGGGACGTGTTCTTCGGCACGCTCGGTCGGCTGGGGTTCGACGGGATCATGACCGCCTGCGTCTTCGCGTGGGAGGAACGCGCCCATGAGTCGTGCGTCTTCATGCGCGAGCAGATCACCCAGTACGTGGAGAAGTGGTGA
- a CDS encoding Gfo/Idh/MocA family oxidoreductase translates to MLLNVGVIGTGNIGTYHINRLARHISGARVAAVYDLAKERAAQVAESVGAKAHSEPSDVIADDGVDAVIVTSPGDTHAEFILASIAADKPVLSEKPLATTAEDGLRVLEAEVVHGRRLVQVGFMRRFDAGYRQVKATIDDGAIGTPLLVHCVHRNPIAPDFFTSEMLPTDSVVHEIDATRWLLEAEFAAATVLTPRSSPSAPDGLLDPQLVILETTDGVIVEVEVFVNAQYGYDVRCEVVGSEGTVELETPSTVSVTRDFARGRSVPADWKERFDNAFHAEIAQWVDGLHAGTITGPSAWDGYAATVVANASVDALHSGQRKAIDLVDKPDFYA, encoded by the coding sequence ATGCTGCTCAACGTCGGTGTGATCGGCACCGGCAACATCGGCACGTACCACATCAACCGGCTGGCCCGCCACATCTCCGGCGCGCGGGTCGCCGCCGTCTACGACCTGGCGAAGGAGCGTGCTGCACAGGTCGCGGAATCCGTGGGTGCGAAGGCGCACAGCGAGCCCAGCGACGTCATTGCCGACGACGGCGTCGACGCGGTGATCGTGACGTCGCCGGGCGATACGCACGCGGAGTTCATCCTCGCCAGCATCGCGGCGGACAAGCCGGTCCTGTCGGAGAAACCGCTGGCGACGACGGCAGAGGACGGTCTGCGTGTGCTCGAGGCCGAGGTGGTGCACGGTCGTCGGCTGGTGCAGGTCGGGTTCATGCGGCGGTTCGACGCCGGCTACCGCCAGGTCAAGGCGACGATCGACGACGGCGCGATCGGCACGCCGCTGCTCGTCCACTGCGTCCACCGCAACCCGATCGCGCCGGATTTCTTCACCAGCGAGATGCTGCCGACCGACTCGGTGGTCCACGAGATCGACGCGACGCGGTGGCTGTTGGAGGCCGAGTTCGCGGCGGCGACGGTGCTCACACCGCGCAGCAGCCCTTCGGCTCCCGACGGCCTGCTGGACCCGCAGCTGGTGATCCTCGAGACGACCGACGGTGTGATCGTCGAGGTCGAGGTCTTCGTCAACGCGCAGTACGGCTACGACGTGCGGTGCGAGGTGGTCGGCTCCGAAGGGACCGTGGAGCTCGAGACACCGTCGACGGTGTCGGTGACCCGGGACTTCGCCCGCGGCCGGTCCGTGCCCGCCGACTGGAAGGAGCGCTTCGACAACGCCTTCCACGCCGAGATCGCGCAATGGGTCGACGGCCTGCATGCCGGGACGATCACCGGCCCGAGCGCCTGGGACGGCTACGCCGCGACCGTCGTCGCAAACGCCAGCGTCGACGCGCTGCACAGCGGCCAGCGCAAGGCGATCGACCTGGTCGACAAGCCCGACTTCTATGCCTGA
- a CDS encoding sugar ABC transporter substrate-binding protein — protein MFRAGRHLPLSVIIAAVLALLLAACSETGGAPRAEGGGTGQAVAQADTPAATIALVTHGPQGDTFWDIIRTGAEAAAQKDNITLEYASDADPSQQANLIQNAIDRGVDGIAVTMPSSEALSRPIQQAVEAGIPVTMLNAGFQDWRNTGALMYFGQDEGVAGEAAGERLNEEGATKVLCVPQEQGQSQLEARCDGVDQTFQGDYEKVYVDGTNMPSVQSTISSKLQQDPNISHVLTLGAPFALTAVSAIEEAGSEAQVVTFDTNAELVQAIQSGDVLWAIDQQPYLQGYGSIDGLWLYLNNRNVIGGGEAVLTGPAFIDESNIDAIAELARQGTR, from the coding sequence ATGTTCAGAGCCGGCAGGCACCTACCACTGTCCGTTATCATCGCCGCCGTGCTGGCGCTGCTCCTTGCAGCGTGCAGTGAGACTGGTGGAGCCCCACGAGCCGAGGGCGGTGGTACCGGGCAGGCCGTCGCTCAGGCCGACACACCTGCCGCCACTATCGCGTTGGTCACCCATGGCCCGCAGGGCGACACGTTCTGGGACATCATCCGGACCGGCGCGGAGGCCGCAGCCCAGAAGGACAACATCACCCTGGAGTACGCGAGCGACGCCGACCCCAGCCAGCAGGCGAACCTGATCCAGAACGCGATTGACCGCGGCGTCGACGGGATCGCGGTCACCATGCCGAGCAGCGAGGCGTTGTCCCGCCCGATCCAGCAAGCGGTCGAGGCCGGCATCCCGGTCACGATGCTCAACGCCGGGTTCCAGGACTGGCGAAACACCGGCGCACTCATGTACTTCGGCCAGGACGAGGGGGTGGCGGGCGAGGCCGCCGGCGAGCGGCTGAATGAGGAGGGGGCGACGAAGGTCCTGTGCGTGCCCCAGGAGCAGGGCCAGTCGCAGCTGGAGGCGCGGTGCGACGGCGTCGATCAGACGTTTCAGGGCGACTACGAGAAGGTGTACGTCGACGGCACCAACATGCCGTCGGTGCAGTCCACCATCTCGTCGAAGCTGCAGCAGGATCCGAACATCAGCCACGTGCTGACGCTCGGGGCACCGTTCGCGCTGACCGCGGTGTCAGCTATCGAGGAAGCCGGCAGCGAGGCGCAGGTCGTCACGTTCGACACCAATGCCGAGCTGGTCCAGGCCATCCAGTCCGGCGATGTCCTGTGGGCGATCGACCAGCAGCCGTACCTGCAGGGCTATGGGTCTATCGACGGGCTGTGGCTGTACCTCAACAACCGCAACGTCATCGGCGGGGGCGAGGCCGTCCTGACCGGCCCAGCGTTCATCGACGAGAGCAACATCGACGCGATCGCGGAGCTCGCCCGGCAGGGCACCCGCTAG